One genomic window of Branchiostoma lanceolatum isolate klBraLanc5 chromosome 5, klBraLanc5.hap2, whole genome shotgun sequence includes the following:
- the LOC136434345 gene encoding dolichyl-diphosphooligosaccharide--protein glycosyltransferase subunit 1-like, with protein MNRVAYELVVFGALLASCCTANQGAIGGDLVNSAVNRQIDLTSQLAKFTTTITLENAGKTATTSFVLAIDPTLRDRLSFIGATTKDDDAEKLSVTQTTVPGRTTDVLFRVDLRKALGAGQSTTVTVDESYTHAQTPFPAQITQAEDQLVLFKGNLHFYSPYKTVSETTTVKLASNKIESHTKTKAKVEDSSIVYGPFENVEPFSQEKLQVHYENNTPFLAVTSLLRVIEVSHWGNIAVEETYDVRHSGARLKGSFSRYDYQRQLDGRSSVKSFKTILPAAARDVYYRDEIGNISTSNLNEQDDAVELELRPRFPLFGGWKTHYYIGYNLPSYEYLYNSGDDYALHMRFVDHVYDDQVIDDITVKVILPEGSKNVDLSVPFPVDRHPDELHFTYLDTFGRPVVIAHKSNLVEQHIQEFTLKYSFQKLLLLQEPLLVVFAFYILFFTVIVYVRLDFAISKDEASESRMRMQGLLDQLQASQDKRTSLYQRYEDAIAKFKSTKDLAGFTGSRKKIDAEHKDLTTAIKELQGKLKLESTDMAEKVGELQKLDVNLKEQIVLSITLAEKVVAGKMGKQQYVDNEKVYSAKREDIMGKTETLLSSL; from the exons ATGAATCGCGTGGCTTACGAGCTGGTCGTCTTCGGGGCACTCCTGGCCTCCTGCTGCACGGCCAACCAGGGCGCCATCGGCGGCgatctggtcaactcggccgtCAACAGACAGATCGACCTGACGTCGCAACTGGCGAAATTCACCACCACCATCACCCTAGAAAATGCGGGGAAAACCGCCACGACGTCCTTCGTGCTGGCCATCGACCCCACCCTGAGGGACAGGCTGTCTTTTATCGGGGCGACG ACGAAGGATGACGACGCAGAAAAGCTGTCAGTCACTCAGACAACCGTCCCTGGAAGAAC CACGGACGTCCTGTTCCGCGTGGACCTGCGTAAGGCCCTGGGCGCGGGTCAGTCCACCACGGTCACCGTGGACGAGTCGTACACCCACGCTCAGACCCCGTTCCCCGCCCAGATCACCCAGGCCGAGGACCAGCTGGTGCTGTTCAAGGGCAATCTGCACTTCTACTCACCCTACAAG ACTGTGTCTGAGACCACCACCGTCAAACTCGCCTCCAACAAGATCGAGTCGCACACCAAGACCAAGGCCAAGGTGGAGGACAGCTCCATTGTGTACGGACCCTTCGAGAACGTCGAGCCCTTCTCTCAG GAGAAGCTGCAGGTTCACTACGAGAACAACACACCGTTCCTGGCGGTCACGAGTCTCCTGCGTGTCATCGAGGTCTCCCACTGGGGAAACATCGCCGTGGAGGAGACCTACGACGTGCGCCACTCCGGTGCCCGCCTCAAGGGCTCCTTCTCGCGCTACGACTACCAGCGCCAGCTCGACGGAAGGTCGTCCGTCAAGTCCTTCAAG ACGATTCTCCCGGCCGCAGCGCGCGACGTTTACTACCGTGACGAGATCGGAAACATCTCCACGAGCAACCTGAACGAGCAGGATGACGCGGTTGAGCTGGAGCTGCGCCCACGATTCCCGCTGTTCGGCGGCTGGAAGACTCACTACTACATCGGGTACAACCTCCCCAGCTACGAGTACCTGTACAACTCAG GTGATGACTACGCCCTCCACATGCGGTTCGTCGACCACGTCTACGACGATCAGGTGATCGATGACATCACGGTCAAGGTCATCCTGCCGGAGGGGTCCAA GAACGTTGACCTGTCCGTGCCGTTCCCGGTGGACCGCCATCCCGACGAGCTACACTTTACCTACCTGGACACGTTCGGCCGCCCCGTGGTCATCGCACACAAGTCCAACCTGGTCGAGCAGCACATCCAGGAGTTCACA CTGAAGTACTCGTTCCAGAAGCTACTTCTGCTCCAGGAGCCGCTCCTGGTCGTCTTCGCCTTCTACATCCTCTTCTTCACCGTCATCGTCTACGTGCGCCTCGACTTCGCCATCTCCAAG GATGAGGCCAGCGAGTCGCGCATGCGGATGCAGGGCCTGCTGGACCAGCTCCAGGCCTCGCAGGACAAGCGCACCTCGCTCTACCAGCGCTACGAGGACGCCATCGCCAAGTTCAAGTCCACCAAGGACCTGGCCGGCTTCACCGGCAGTCGCAAGAAGATCGATGCGGAGCACAAGGACCTGACCACCGCCATTAAGGAGCTGCAGGGCAAACTCAAGCTTGAGAGCACCGACATGGCCGAGAAG GTGGGTGAGCTGCAGAAGCTGGACGTGAACTTGAAGGAGCAGATCGTCCTGTCCATCACCCTGGCTGAGAAG gtCGTGGCGGGGAAGATGGGGAAGCAGCAGTACGTGGACAACGAGAAGGTGTACTCCGCAAAACGCGAGGACATCATGGGCAAAACAGAAACCCTCCTCAGCTCCCTCTAA
- the LOC136434346 gene encoding vacuolar fusion protein MON1 homolog A-like isoform X1: MAAMTEATLPAQPLPSAEVLEVTPDDLEDSAPGASEDHMLIAAESYEDINVAIDEQYQRGKVGGENEKTDKTENEISQSVTELSIDDTRSTTPSDEGRETPKEEVSMETKERSNSVLSNRDRPQHVEEECYSPEWRQRQKHVFILSEAGKPIYTRHGNEDKLVTTMGVMQALVSFVQDNNDNIRFMIAGSHKFVFLNRPPVMLVCVSHSAESTQQLLLHLTYVYNQVISVLTFSQLSKIFERKRNYDLRRLLTGTEKFLDNLINLMDRDPMFLLSAVRCLPLASSVRDIIGQSIAQAKAKDLVFAILVGRDNQLVTVVRMKEHSLHPADLHLVFNLVDASTSFQSAESWTPICLPKFNSNGYLHAHVSYLDEECSACLLLLSADRDVFFELSEARQKIVTRLNKYGCLQAVRESLGKGSYKVAQIGIPDLRHFMYKSKSTAQYTSSELEAPYTEEGERHRLFGMYQYLHHRVHNSARPLKILFHVGSKETMLGWITSGFELYATFGPLVTKPAAINAINKLLRWIKKEEDRLFILNSYTY, translated from the exons ATGGCCGCCATGACAGAAGCCACCCTCCCGGCGCAGCCGCTCCCTTCTGCGGAAGTCCTGGAGGTCACACCAGATGACCTTGAGGACAGCGCTCCAGGCGCCAGCGAGGATCACATGCTCATCGCCGCTGAGTCGTACGAGGACATCAACGTCGCGATCGACGAGCAGTACCAGCGCGGGAAAGTCGGCGGGGAAAacgaaaaaacagacaaaacggAAAATGAAATTTCGCAGTCCGTGACAGAACTGAGCATCGATGATACCAGAAGCACGACGCCGAGCGACGAGGGAAGGGAGACGCCGAAGGAGGAGGTTTCCATGGAAACAAAGGAACGTTCGAACAGTGTGCTGAGCAACAGGGACCGACCGCAGCATGTGGAGGAGGAGTGTTACAGCCCGGAGTGGCGGCAGCGGCAGAAACACGTCTTTATTCTGAGTGAGGCGGGGAAACCGATCTACACGCGGCACGGCAATGAGGACAAACTGGTGACCACCATGGGGGTCATGCAGGCCCTGGTGTCGTTTGTACAGGACAACAACGACAACATCAG GTTCATGATCGCGGGCAGCCACAAGTTTGTGTTCCTAAACAGACCCCCTGTGATGCTGGTGTGCGTGTCCCACAGCGCTGAGTCAACCCAGCAGCTACTCCTGCACCTCACCTATGTCTACAACCAGGTCATCAGCGTCTTGACCTTCAGCCAGCTCAGTAAGATCTTCGAGAGGAAGCGGAACTACGACCTGAGGAGACTCCTGACGGGGACGGAGAAGTTCTTAGACAACCTCATCAACCTCATGGACAGGGACCCCATGTTTCTGCTGAGCGCGGTGCGGTGCCTGCCGTTGGCCAGCTCGGTGCGCGACATTATCGGACAGAGCATCGCGCAGGCGAAGGCGAAGGACCTGGTGTTCGCCATCCTGGTGGGGCGCGACAATCAGCTGGTTACCGTGGTGAGGATGAAGGAGCACAGCCTCCACCCCGCGGACCTTCACCTCGTCTTCAACCTGGTGGACGCCTCCACCTCCTTCCAGTCCGCCGAGTCCTGGACCCCCATCTGTCTGCCAAAGTTCAACTCTAACGG GTACCTGCACGCACACGTGTCCTACCTGGACGAGGAGTGTTCCGCCTGCCTGCTGCTGCTTTCCGCCGACAGGGACGTGTTCTTCGAGCTTTCAGAGGCACGACAGAAGATCGTCACGCGCCTGAACAAGTATGGCTGCCTGCAGGCCGTCCGAGAGTCGCTAGGCAAGGGGTCGTACAAGGTCGCGCAGATCGGAATCCCGGACCTCAGACACTTCATGTACAAGTCCAAGTCCACGGCGCAGTACACAAGCTCGGAACTAGAGGCACCCTATACAG AGGAGGGCGAGAGGCATCGGCTGTTTGGGATGTACCAATATCTGCACCACAGGGTCCACAACTCCGCCCGGCCCCTGAAGATTCTTTTCCACGTGGGGTCCAAGGAGACCATGCTGGGATGG ATCACCTCAGGTTTTGAGCTTTACGCGACGTTCGGCCCGCTGGTCACCAAACCAGCCGCCATCAACGCAATCAACAAACTGCTGCGCTGGATCAAGAAAGAGGAGGACCGACTATTCATCCTAAACTCCTATACTTACTGA
- the LOC136434346 gene encoding vacuolar fusion protein MON1 homolog A-like isoform X2, which yields MGVMQALVSFVQDNNDNIRFMIAGSHKFVFLNRPPVMLVCVSHSAESTQQLLLHLTYVYNQVISVLTFSQLSKIFERKRNYDLRRLLTGTEKFLDNLINLMDRDPMFLLSAVRCLPLASSVRDIIGQSIAQAKAKDLVFAILVGRDNQLVTVVRMKEHSLHPADLHLVFNLVDASTSFQSAESWTPICLPKFNSNGYLHAHVSYLDEECSACLLLLSADRDVFFELSEARQKIVTRLNKYGCLQAVRESLGKGSYKVAQIGIPDLRHFMYKSKSTAQYTSSELEAPYTEEGERHRLFGMYQYLHHRVHNSARPLKILFHVGSKETMLGWITSGFELYATFGPLVTKPAAINAINKLLRWIKKEEDRLFILNSYTY from the exons ATGGGGGTGATGCAGGCGCTGGTCTCGTTCGTACAGGACAACAACGACAACATCAG GTTCATGATCGCGGGCAGCCACAAGTTTGTGTTCCTAAACAGACCCCCTGTGATGCTGGTGTGCGTGTCCCACAGCGCTGAGTCAACCCAGCAGCTACTCCTGCACCTCACCTATGTCTACAACCAGGTCATCAGCGTCTTGACCTTCAGCCAGCTCAGTAAGATCTTCGAGAGGAAGCGGAACTACGACCTGAGGAGACTCCTGACGGGGACGGAGAAGTTCTTAGACAACCTCATCAACCTCATGGACAGGGACCCCATGTTTCTGCTGAGCGCGGTGCGGTGCCTGCCGTTGGCCAGCTCGGTGCGCGACATTATCGGACAGAGCATCGCGCAGGCGAAGGCGAAGGACCTGGTGTTCGCCATCCTGGTGGGGCGCGACAATCAGCTGGTTACCGTGGTGAGGATGAAGGAGCACAGCCTCCACCCCGCGGACCTTCACCTCGTCTTCAACCTGGTGGACGCCTCCACCTCCTTCCAGTCCGCCGAGTCCTGGACCCCCATCTGTCTGCCAAAGTTCAACTCTAACGG GTACCTGCACGCACACGTGTCCTACCTGGACGAGGAGTGTTCCGCCTGCCTGCTGCTGCTTTCCGCCGACAGGGACGTGTTCTTCGAGCTTTCAGAGGCACGACAGAAGATCGTCACGCGCCTGAACAAGTATGGCTGCCTGCAGGCCGTCCGAGAGTCGCTAGGCAAGGGGTCGTACAAGGTCGCGCAGATCGGAATCCCGGACCTCAGACACTTCATGTACAAGTCCAAGTCCACGGCGCAGTACACAAGCTCGGAACTAGAGGCACCCTATACAG AGGAGGGCGAGAGGCATCGGCTGTTTGGGATGTACCAATATCTGCACCACAGGGTCCACAACTCCGCCCGGCCCCTGAAGATTCTTTTCCACGTGGGGTCCAAGGAGACCATGCTGGGATGG ATCACCTCAGGTTTTGAGCTTTACGCGACGTTCGGCCCGCTGGTCACCAAACCAGCCGCCATCAACGCAATCAACAAACTGCTGCGCTGGATCAAGAAAGAGGAGGACCGACTATTCATCCTAAACTCCTATACTTACTGA